The sequence below is a genomic window from Bremerella cremea.
CTGCTGTTGATCCTGCTGCTGTTGATCCTGCTGCTGTTGATCCTGCTGCTGTTGATCCTGCTGCTGTTGATCCTGCTGCTGTTGATCCTGCTGCTGTTGGTCCTGTTGCTGTTGATCCTGTTGTTGTTGATCCTGCTTCTCTTGCTCCTCTTCTTTCTGGAGTTGGTCGATCAGCATTTGAGCCAGTTGGGCGTTGGCTCGGGCGTCGGTGTCGTTTCCGTTGGCGGCCAGGGAGTTGCGATAGTGATCCAAAGCGGAGTTCAATCGCTCGATAGCCGCTGGCTTATCCTTTTGGGCAAGCTGAACTGCTTCGGCGTAATCGCAGTTGCCCAGGTTGTAGCGGGCTTGGGCATCGAGTGATTTATCGCCGGTGGCCAAAGTTTGGGTGAAAAGGTTACGAGCTGCCTCGAACTGGCCTCCTCGGTACTGTGCGACCGCTTGGTTGTAAAGCAGTTGCGGCGAGTTGGGCACTTCTGCGGCTGCTTGCTGATACGAATTCAACGCGGCTTCGACGTTGCCAGCGTGCAGCTCTTCATTTCCTTTTTGCACCAGGCTTTCTGGCGGAGCAGCTGCGGCGATGTTGGTAGCCACCAGGCAGAAGGCGATGGCAGCGGCACTTGCCGATTTGCCAAACATCCGCGAACGGAACCATGCTCGCTGCGGAGCACGTGCGGTCGTGGGGAGTAAGGTATCGATCAGCAGCAACAACAAGCCTGCCCCCACGAACCATTGAAAGCGTGGGATGTAGCTGTTGATGCGGGCCGTTTCGAAGTCTTGTGCTTCGACCTGAGCGATGTAATTGTGATAAACCTGATCCATTGCAACCTGTTTCGTGCCAGCGGGAATATAAGCCCCGCCCCCTTCAAGGGCGACTTGTTTGAGGGTGGTTCCGTTCATCTTCGACCAAACCTGTTCACCGTGATATTCCACGAACGAACGGCGGGACTGGCCATCGGGGATTCGGGCTCCTTGGTCCATGTCGCCCAGGCCAACGGTGAAGATGCGGATATCTTTATCATCATGCAATTGCTGGGCCACTTTGACAGGATCGCTCTCTTGATCTTCGCCATCGGTGAAGACGACGATAGCGCGGTGGTTTCCGGTTTCGTCGAGGAACCCATTGGCGGCCATTTGCAAGGCATCGCCCAGCCGCGAACCTCCGACGGTCACATCTTGCGGTCCCACTTCAGCCAGCGTCTTTTTGAAATCGTGATGATGGCTGGTCAGGGGAACCATTTGCCGCGAGTCGCCCGAGAAGACGACTAGGCCGACGCGGTCGCCCGCCATGGCATCGGTCATGTCTTCAATTTGCTGCTTGGCTCGCTGCAGACGGTTGGGGGTGGCATCTTGAGCCAGCATCGAGCGGGAGACGTCTAAGACGAACATGACTTCGATCCCTCGCTGCGGCACTTCTCGCCACACCTTGCCCCAGCGAACGTCAACTAAGGCCGCGACCAGGGCGATCATCGCGGCGACGACTAAAAAGCTTTTCACGAGGTAACGCCGCGAGCCGTTCTTGGCCGCAAACCGGTGCAGGAGGTTCGCCGTGGCGAAGCGTGCCAAAGCACGGTGCCGGGCGACGATAGCCACTGCCAGTACACCGACCACAGCCGCGACAAT
It includes:
- a CDS encoding VWA domain-containing protein, which gives rise to MDIQFGNLSSLNWLWIVAAVVGVLAVAIVARHRALARFATANLLHRFAAKNGSRRYLVKSFLVVAAMIALVAALVDVRWGKVWREVPQRGIEVMFVLDVSRSMLAQDATPNRLQRAKQQIEDMTDAMAGDRVGLVVFSGDSRQMVPLTSHHHDFKKTLAEVGPQDVTVGGSRLGDALQMAANGFLDETGNHRAIVVFTDGEDQESDPVKVAQQLHDDKDIRIFTVGLGDMDQGARIPDGQSRRSFVEYHGEQVWSKMNGTTLKQVALEGGGAYIPAGTKQVAMDQVYHNYIAQVEAQDFETARINSYIPRFQWFVGAGLLLLLIDTLLPTTARAPQRAWFRSRMFGKSASAAAIAFCLVATNIAAAAPPESLVQKGNEELHAGNVEAALNSYQQAAAEVPNSPQLLYNQAVAQYRGGQFEAARNLFTQTLATGDKSLDAQARYNLGNCDYAEAVQLAQKDKPAAIERLNSALDHYRNSLAANGNDTDARANAQLAQMLIDQLQKEEEQEKQDQQQQDQQQQDQQQQDQQQQDQQQQDQQQQDQQQQDQQQQDQQQ